From Leishmania braziliensis MHOM/BR/75/M2904 complete genome, chromosome 22:
CCAAGGTGGAGTCCTACTGCACTGCCTGGCACCCACTCCTGCGCAACGCGCTGGAGAAGCTCGAGAAGCACCCCTTTGTCCGACAAGCCGTCACACAGCACGAGCAGGAGAGCGTCGAACAGGCCAGCATCGCtgacgccagcgccgcggtggAAGACAGGGCCAACGTCAATGGTGCCAGTCGGCCCAGTGGTGTGGCGGCACCGCTTCTGCTCGCGATGGAGcgtgaggtggtggcggcggtcgaGCTCGTGCGGCACCTTCtgacgtgcgtgcgcgagctACGCGAGGTGGTGATGGAGGAGCGGACACCGACCTCCATGCACCGCAGCCTCGTGGAAGAGCTCATGAAGGACCACGTGCCCGATGTGTGGAGTGCGCACCTGCGTGGAATTCATGGCTCGGCTGCCCATTCTTTGTTTGTCGGTCTCTGGATAACggacgtgcagcagcgagtcgAGCATCTTCTTGAACTGGCAACAGCCGCGCACAGCGGGAAGCTGGCGAGGACGCCAGTGCGCCTCggtgccctcttctccccagGCGCGTTCTTGACTGCCTTCAAGCAGCACTGCGCGCGGGTGGAGCAGGTGTCTCTCGAGCAGTTAGTGCCGCAGGTGGAGGTAGCCACATCAACCAATGCCGGTGCAAGAGGGGCACTCCACACGGCATTGTCCGCCTTGCCAGCCACAGGTATCTCTGGGGCCGTCGCAACCTCGGTAGCCGGCCTTGCACCGCAGAGGACAAACGAGATGGTCTTCACCGGACTCACTCTATATTCGGCACAAGTAGATGCGGCCGGCAAGTGCTCGCTGAGCGGCACCACAGAAAGCGGCGCCGCCCCcgcgctctcttcctccgtcgTTCTACGCTGGAGATGGGTAAGGAATAccgacggcgtcgccaccacaacgtcgctggcggcgcgCCTCGCACGgcagacggcgcagcagcggtgcatcCTACTGCCCTTCTACACGACGGAGAACCGCGAGGCACTGCTAgaggtgctggagctgcCCATGGCTACGAACAGCGGTGACAGCGGTGCCGGCATCAATGCGTGGTATGagcgcggcgtgtgtgtgaccgCGTGGTCGGCATCTGAGTAGAGCGCCGCAGAGGCCATGTGAGAAGGCATAGCGGGAGTCTCTGTCGGTGTATGCGTGAATACATGTGCGCCgcaactccccccccccacacacacacacgctagCAGCGTAGAGCTGAGcgtgaaaagggggaaggaagacaCAGGCGATTGTGAAAGTGGTCATGGACGAAGAGTAAAGCAGTGCTaaagcggagagggaggaggacgatgtgctcgcagcaggcgcagcatCCACTGGTGCGAGCACAACGTCCGCCTTGTGTGCGGGCAACGTGAGAAATATACGAGGAATGGGGAAAAGCCAATACGTGACGGTGCGTCGTCATAACCGCTGCAGTCTCTGTGTAGAGCGTCATCGTCGACATTGTCTCTCCGTACGTACggtacacccacacatacactcgCTCACGTAGGGAGGGCTTCTCGCGTGTTGTCATTGAGGtcgtgctggtggtgctgctggtggcggcTTGTTCTTGTgtatgtgcgtctgtgtgtgtgtgtgtgtgtgtgtgtgtgtgtgcgtctgcatTATTTGCCATCCTGTCGTGCATTTTTTACTTGCTTCGCTTTTGTTTCATCTGAGCCTCGTCGTTGTCTTTGCATTTCGTTCGatctctcgctctgtgcaGGTGGGTGCGCCGCGTACGGGTGCTGCCATGGCTGGGCTGTGGTCTCCGTTCTTACCAGGTTGTTTCTCAGTGGGGTAGGAGCGCGCATCGGCCGTCGCGCAACACGGGGGTAAACGCCAGCAGCAAGACGAGCACGGGTAAGAGAGGCGGATAAAACAGCCTCCGGCCGCACACATGCAAGAGTGGAAAAATCACAACAGAGatggggaaaagggggggggagggggaaggaagtgGCGGACACCGAAGCACATCACCAGATTCTTGCTGGTTTGGCACTCTCCAACAGGGTGGTCCACGTTACGcttccgccccccccccttctctctctctctctcgtcgaGTGCGCCGTGAGCGcgttgcccctccccctccctgtgTGCAGTAACCGCTGGGTTGTCGCTGTGCCCATAGTTCACTTTCGTTCATTCCCTCTCTTGgtgccacgcacacacacacacacacacgcacacaccctcctTAAGACTCACCATCTCTCTCCGATACCACAAACGCCCCAAACGGTACATGAGGATGAGCTCTGCCTTCGCCATTCGTCACTCCCACATCGCGAGCCAGCCGGTGCAGGCACCGCCTCCAGGGTACATGAGCCTGACCGTGGTCGGCTCCGGCGTCTCTACTGGAGTACCGGTCATTGGGCACCTAGGGCTCGGCTGCGCGTGCGAGgacgccgtcgccgaccCCAGCGGGCCCAACAGTCGCAACAACATTAGCCTCCTCATCACGCTTCCCCGCGGAGATCTTCCCGACTTGCCAGAGGTGCGAACGGCATCGACGACAGCAACCACGCCGGTAGCAGACCAGATGAAGACCGAGAACGACGGCGGAAACGGtagcggcggcactgctggtgcGGTACGGAATACGACGCCCCGCCCGTCACACTCCTGCTTTGCagtggagagcagcagcaactacATTGGCGCGAAGCCGGTTGCGCACATCCTCATTGACTGCGGCAAGACGTTCCGTGATGCGTACTTCAAGGTGATGATCCGGTGCAACATTCGCGCCGTggacacgctgctgctgacgcatGGGCACGCCGACGCTGTGGCCGGCCTCGACGACCTTCGTGACCTACAGTCGATGCACATGGTGTCCACTGGGGACTGGGTGGTGGACAGCTTTGTGCCGACCTACCTCTCCCGCAGCACGCTGAAGACACTGGAGAAGTCGGTCGACTACATTATTCGGAACAGCATTAAAAGTGGGCACGCGGCGTCGACGCCAACGGAGCACGCCGCACGGCTTGCCGAGTGCCTGCAACAACGCGAAGCGCAGGCGGTGGCAAACGGCACGGCGCACAAGGTGGGCAAGTGGCGGAACATTGGCatccgccgcagcaccgcgctaGAGCTCTTCTGCATGGATGAAGAGCGGCCACTGAGGATGCATctccccatcaccaccaccgcggcgatggcggatggcactgccgccgccccgaGTGACCTGCCCTTCTACTCCTTCCCGGTGGAGCACGGCAAGGGCTACATCTCCATGGCGTGGGTGTTCGGCCGTGGCACCGCCTTCAAGAGCCAAcaaacgcagcagcaggggcagcaCCAGCCGGAGGGGAGCTGCGTCGTGTACATCTCAGACGTAAGCAACGTCCCGGCGACGTCAATGGCGTTCCTGCAAGACCTCGTGAAGATCGACGTCCTCTTTGTGGACTGCCTCTCACCTACTGGGCGCGTGAGTCCCGTCCACTACTGCGAAGATGGCATGATGGCTCTGGTGCTGGTCCTGAAGCCACGATATGTCTTTGGGGTTGGCATGCACTGTGCGCTGGAACACTTTAAGTGGATGGCGGAGCTTCAGAAAGCACTGGAcagccacgtcgctgccggccGTCTGAGGGCAGGCGAGGTGCAGGGTGTAGAGCTGAGCTACGATGGTATGCAGGTGCTACTGCCGCAGTGACAGacgaaaggagaaagggaggcacacctcttcacacacacgtacacatcTCTCgatttccttctcttttcctggagcacatgcgtgtgtgcgggtgggtgggtgtatgtCTGTGGTAGGGGCAACCGCTGGATGGGGCGGAGGATGCAGTGGCCTCTTGACAGAAGTAGCTGACGTTGGGACTTCTtcatcttcctcgtcctcctcatcttcctcgtcttcctcatcttcctcgtcctcctcatcttcctcgtATTCCGAagtttcctcctcttcgtacTCGTACTCCTCATCGTCTTCGTCCTCGCTGGGCTCCTCCACTTTCACAGCACCGGTCTTGGCGGATGGTGTGGGTGCCGTTGCAGATGCGCCTCTCAAAGGCTCCGTGGCGAGAGGCGGAACAACCGGTCGCGCCATCGCTGGCTtcactgcagcggcgctgctcaagGAAGATGGAGATGGCGTGGCTTGCAGCTAGGTGGGGCCCGCGTGAAGCATCGAGCGACTGCCGAGCGATGACGCCACTGCACCANNNNNNNNNNNNNNNNNNNNNNNNNNNNNNNNNNNNNNNNNNNNNNNNNNNNNNNNNNNNNNNNNNNNNNNNNNNNNNNNNNNNNNNNNNNNNNNNNNNNGCCACACGACCGCcacgtcttcctcctctgctgaaGCGTTGTCGACAGTGATGGATGTGTTCTTCATGGATGAGAAGAAGCCGCAGCGCATGTACGTACCCTTCGAACCTCGGGGCCCTGCATCACCAGCCGCAGGAAGCGTCGGCTCGAGTGACCTGCCCTTCTACTCCTTCCCGGTGGAGCACGGCAAGGGCTACATCTCCATGGCGTGGGTGTTCGGCCGTGGCACCGCCTTCAAGAGCCAAcaaacgcagcagcaggggcagcaCCAGCCGGAGGGGAGCTGCGTCGTGTACATCTCAGACGTAAGCAACGTCCCGGCGACGTCAATGGCGTTCCTGCAAGACCTCGTGAAGATCGACGTCCTCGTGCTGGACCTGCTCGCCGAGCACGGGGCGCCGTCGGCGTCGCACTACTGCGCAGACGAGGCTATCCCTCTCGTCGTGGCACTCGCGCCACGGCGCACGTACTTTGTTGGCATGTTCTGCAGCCTCGAGCATCACCGCACAAACGAGCTACTTGCGCTAGAGCTGGCCGGATTGAAGGCGCAATACCGTGACGAGCTCGAAGCCGTAGTGCCGGGGTCGTCGGCACCCGCGGCCACGTGtgccgagagagagcggaagcgCGCATTTGTGAATCGGGTGTGCTCCATGGAACTTGCGTATGATGGTCAGAAGCTCGACATGGAGGCCTGAGAGAGAAGCCCAAGCGGGGcgcgggagggggaagacaTAGCAAAGATGGATGTGGGTAGTGGCGGTGGGTGCTCAGTTCCGTTatccttcccccctcccctcccccctcttcctcacgcGTTCCTTCGCTCCTTCCGTTACCGCAGGCGTTCTCTCGTTcatttgttttttttttttggcccccccccccacagcAAGCCCGTACGTGCATGTGGTGGGTGTTGTCACGGTACACTGTAGAGGAGGGCTGCTCGGCGATGCGCAACGAGCACACAACAGACGAAAGAGCAGGACGCTGTATCGGTGCATTGCATCGCACGGCTAGAGGGCTGGTGCGCCTGGGAGTACGCAACAATGGGGAGAGGTCGGGACGGGAGTGGCCTGCTTCGGCATGCGACGTCGATTAACATGAAGCGGGACGGAGATCTCGAGGCCAAGATACAGAATTTGACCACCATGTCCTTCGTCTGTCTCTGATTGTGCACATGAATGTGCGTATGAGTTAACGTGGTCAGCCCCCTTTCGCGAACACACTTCTTATTCACGCATCTTCGTatccctcacacacacatgcacacacacacacacatgcacacacacacacacacacacgctaaTGTCCACCATCGATTCCACGCAGAGCAGCGTGACTTGCGTCTATAGTGGTGGAGCCTCCTTGTCTACCCGTCGCCGTCTCTTTCTGATATCCATTTCTtcagacagacacacacacacacgcgcgcctaCTGCACGTCTGCAGGTGCAATGGCGTCGGTGCTATACATACTAGACTCGAAAGGGAGTCCCCTCATCTACCGCAGTTACCGCGGTGATATCTCGCAAGACGTCCCGAGCGTCTTCCAGCATCGCGTCATTgacgaagaagagggccGCGTCACGCCCGTCTTCGAAGAAGAAGGCCACACCTACACCTTCGTGCGCGAAAATGACGTATACTTGCTCATGGTGAGCAACATCAACTCGTGCCCCCTGCAGCAGGTCGCCTTCCTATACCGATGTGTGTCCGTCTTCAAGGCCTATTTCAAGACAGTGACGCAGGAAACAGTGCGGGACAACTTCGTCATCATTTATGAGCTGCTGGATGAGATGTGCGATTTCGGCTTCCCGCAGTTCACCGAGGAAAAGGCGCTTCGGGAGTACATCCTGCAAAGCACCTTCCTCACCAAGATCATGGGCAGCAAGACGACACTCGCGCAGAGTGAGCTGCCAACGGCGGTGACTGGGGCCGCCGTATCGACGCCGTGGCGCTTGCCGCGCAACTACAAGTACTCGAACAACCAAGTGTTTCTGGATGTGATTGAGCAGGTCGACCTGCTCGCGAACCAAGCCGGCGAGACGCTCTCGAGCGAGATTGTTGGCACTGTCAAGATGCAGTGCCGTCTGTCTGGAATGCCCACCTGCACTGTTGGTGTCAACGACAAGATCCTCTTTGACCGGAcaggccgcagcggcagcacggtGGAGATGGAGGACATCACCTTCCACCAGTGTGTGAAACTCAACCAATTTGAAAGCGAGCGCGTCATTTCGTTTGTGCCGCCGGACGGCGACTTCACGCTGCTCTCCTACCGGCTCAACGAGCGCATTCAGCAGCCGGTGAAGTTGCGCTGCATCTTTACGCACCACGGCACCACACGGGTGAAGGTACACTGCACGCTGCAGACAAAGTACCGCACAAGTCTTACAGCAAACGAGATGGAGGTTCACATCCCGATCCCGTCCGACGCCGACTGCCCGCAGGCGGAAAGTCAGACGGGTCACCTGCAGTACGCACCGCAGGTGAATGCACTTGTCTGGAATCTTGGCAAAATCGGCGGGAACCGGCAGTGCTCATGCAATGCGGAGTTTCACCTGCCCAGcgtccgcagcagcgacatgAATGACCTCTCGAAGATGCCGGTGAAGGTGCGGTTTGTCATTCCGTACTTCGCTGCATCGGGCTTTCAAGTGCGCTATGTGAAGGTGGCGGAGAAGTCGAACTACGTAACCACGCCCTGGGTGCGATACGTCACGCAGAGCGGTGTATACGAGGTTCGAACAGACTGATGGGGAAAGGGGCGGCATGTGCTTAGGGTGGTgtgggggaaaggagaagaggcgaagaggtGCGACACGAAGCTGCAGCCCTCACGTGCGCGAAACAGAGGTAAGTCGACAGAGAAAGCAAGAACACGCGCAGCAactacctctctctctccttccctcccccgagtgtgcactgcagctgcagcgtctaCATTCGTCGCTGTGATTGAAGCTAACTTCGCGCGCTGAGTATCACTCGtctttccaccaccaccaccatcaccatcaccacccccatctctcccccctccccgctgctCACAAAGCTCTTGCTTTTCTGATCTCCCTTtgccagtgtgtgtgtgtgtgcgggggggggggggggggggggggaatgggCATCCATTGTCCATAagtctctccccccccctcacacgcacacagtaCCGTATTGCCTTCCTCACGCCTCTCTctatggcggtggtggtcgtTTCTTCCTTGGAGACTTGTCAGCCTGGACGTTCTGCAAAGGTGCCTCTTTCACTCTCGCCGGGTCTCTTGtttgcccctctctcttttgctcgcTGCCTCTACCTCGCGGAGAGCTCATGGGTcagtgagggaggggcgtTTGTGCCCATCTCCCTGTGCTCGTCTGTCCGCGCCAGTGCTGCCTGGCCTCCTCCGCCGTTCTTTATCCTTTAAGGGAGCGTTCTGCGCTTCACGTACTCCGttaggtgtgtgtgtgggggggagggcggtgTATGGCTGATTGGCGCCGCACTACGACAACCTTTGCTGAAGAAGGGGTATTTTGGAACCGCCGCACTCCActggaggcgatggtgcACAG
This genomic window contains:
- a CDS encoding putative adaptor complex AP-1 medium subunit, whose translation is MASVLYILDSKGSPLIYRSYRGDISQDVPSVFQHRVIDEEEGRVTPVFEEEGHTYTFVRENDVYLLMVSNINSCPLQQVAFLYRCVSVFKAYFKTVTQETVRDNFVIIYELLDEMCDFGFPQFTEEKALREYILQSTFLTKIMGSKTTLAQSELPTAVTGAAVSTPWRLPRNYKYSNNQVFLDVIEQVDLLANQAGETLSSEIVGTVKMQCRLSGMPTCTVGVNDKILFDRTGRSGSTVEMEDITFHQCVKLNQFESERVISFVPPDGDFTLLSYRLNERIQQPVKLRCIFTHHGTTRVKVHCTLQTKYRTSLTANEMEVHIPIPSDADCPQAESQTGHLQYAPQVNALVWNLGKIGGNRQCSCNAEFHLPSVRSSDMNDLSKMPVKVRFVIPYFAASGFQVRYVKVAEKSNYVTTPWVRYVTQSGVYEVRTD